From Scleropages formosus chromosome 25, fSclFor1.1, whole genome shotgun sequence, a single genomic window includes:
- the LOC108926818 gene encoding collagen alpha-1(VIII) chain-like translates to MATVEAELRLSSMGVRLLLGAAHCCPSAPPQGPKTPHSLLGVLLLLSVSVAMIMPPTGLEDGFPNGGNLTRSSRLFGDMGDMGPVQPGDVDPALCQMLMEAPDVQLPVIPWSCVCWYCKGSPGAKGEKGSSGLPGRPGSPGTRGFTGLRGRPGFMGPRGLKGQKGDDGDKGDEGLQGFPGPKGDRGFKGDKGDQGMMGPHGEAGPPGEPGECPDTCSTIEGPRGEQGAPGPVGPRGLQGVQGLMGPQGQKGDMGLMGPTGLPGPQGPKGDQGPEGMCNCRDGVEGEKGDKGAPGSPGDKGEQGFQGPPGLNGQKGDIGEEGLPGPCSPTIQSAFSAALDVNYPMADQPVAFRRVLYNVQNNYNPDMGVYQAPVNGTYVFSYNLAVFGRPLKVGLYANFRPVARSTSLSDNVGVSQLMVLHLAARDQVWLQVKDFYNGMFTAAETSSTFSGYLLYPDTCELPVFRDFSAPMQGDYSWDGPEAAHGPTANPVPEPGTTSPPP, encoded by the exons ATGGCAACCGTGGAAGCGGAGCTCAGGCTAAGCTCGATGGGGGTGCGACTGCTGCTCGGTGCTGCTCACTGCTGTCCGTCCGCTCCTCCGCAGGGGCCGAAGACCCCGCATTCCCTCTTGGGAGTGCTGCTTTTGCTCTCTGTTTCCGTGGCGATGATCATGCCTCCCACCGGCCTTGAAGACGGCTTCCCCAATGGCGGCAATTTGACGCGCTCGAGTCGCCTGTTTGGGGACATGGGGGACATGGGCCCTGTGCAGCCCGGAGATGTAGACCCAGCCTTATGCCAGATGCTGATGGAGGCCCCGGACGTGCAGCTCCCGGTCATCCCCTGGTCCTGCGTCTGTTGGTACTGCAAGGGCTCCCCGGGAGCCAAGGGCGAGAAAGGAAGCAGCGGGCTGCCAG GCCGCCCTGGGAGCCCAGGGACGAGAGGATTCACTGGGCTGAGGGGCCGCCCGGGCTTTATGGGCCCCAGGGGACTGAAGG GACAGAAAGGTGATGATGGAGACAAGGGAGATGAGGGCCTTCAGGGCTTCCCTGGCCCGAAGGGAGATCGCGGCTTCAAAG GAGACAAGGGGGACCAAGGTATGATGGGACCTCATGGAGAAGCAGGGCCCCCGGGGGAGCCTGGAGAATGTCCCGACACCTGCTCGACCATAGAGGGGCCGCGGGGGGAGCAGGGTGCACCGGGACCTGTGGGACCCAGGGGTTTGCAAGGGGTACAGGGGCTAATGGGACCACAGGGCCAGAAGGGCGACATGGGACTGATGGGTCCTACAGGGTTGCCGGGTCCACAGGGGCCGAAGGGAGACCAAGGGCCAGAGGGCATGTGTAACTGCCGCGATGGAGTCGAGGGGGAGAAGGGCGATAAAGGAGCACCGGGAAGTCCGGGTGACAAAGGGGAGCAGGGCTTCCAGGGGCCACCGGGCCTCAACGGGCAAAAGGGGGACATAGGTGAGGAGGGTTTGCCAGGGCCCTGCAGTCCCACCATCCAGTCGGCCTTCTCGGCTGCTCTGGATGTCAACTACCCGATGGCAGACCAACCGGTGGCCTTCAGGCGAGTGCTCTACAACGTGCAGAACAACTACAACCCAGATATGGGCGTCTACCAGGCTCCCGTCAACGGCACCTATGTCTTCAGCTACAACCTGGCCGTCTTCGGGAGGCCCCTCAAAGTGGGGCTGTATGCCAACTTCCGCCCCGTGGCGAGGTCCACGTCGCTCAGCGACAACGTCGGTGTCTCGCAGCTCATGGTGCTGCACCTGGCGGCGAGGGACCAGGTGTGGCTGCAGGTCAAGGACTTCTACAATGGCATGTTCACAGCGGCCGAGACCAGCAGCACCTTCAGCGGCTACCTGCTCTACCCCGACACCTGTGAGCTGCCAGTGTTCCGAGACTTCAGCGCCCCCATGCAGGGAGACTACAGCTGGGATGGACCTGAAGCGGCACATGGACCGACAGCTAACCCAGTGCCTGAACCTGGAACGACCTCCCCGCCCCCATAG